AGGATTCCGGATGCCAGCCCAGCCTCGTGCGGCGCGACGTGCGCGAACGTCGTGGTCGACGCGCCGACGAACGCCGCGCCGAGCCCGATCGTCCCGACGGTCATCCCGATCACGATCATGGCAGCACCCTCCCAGACGGCGGGGACAGTCACGCCGGCGGCGGTGATCACGAACGCGGTCAGCACCACCGGTCGGGCGCCGACCCGGCTGACGAGCTGTCCGCCGAGGTGCGCGCCGGCGATCGCGGCCAGTGCGACCGGAAGGAAGAGCAGTCCGGTACGCAGCGCGCCGTACTGCTTGAAGTGCTGCAGGTAGAACGAACCGAGGAAGAACATCGAGATCATCAGCGCGGTCGCGACCAGCAACATGAAGGTGCCGGCGGCAACGGTTCGCCGGGCCAGGATGCGCAGGTCCATCAACGGTGACCGGACCGAGCGCTGCACCTGGGCGAAGATCCCGTACAGCACCAGGGCGCCGGCCAGCGTACCGAGAGTTGCCGCCGACAACCAGCCGCGATCGCCCGCGTTGATGAGCGCATAGATCGCCGTACCGGTTCCGGCCGTGACCAGCAGTGCGCCGGGTACGTCGAGGCGGCCCTGTTCCACGCGCGGACCATCGGCCGGGAGCATCCGCAGCAACAGGGCGAAGACGATGACACCGATCGGCAGGTTGATGTAGAACACCCACTGCCAGCCAGGTCCCGCGGTCAGCAGACCACCGAGCAGTACGCCGATCGCCGACCCGCCGCCACCCATCGCGGACCAGATGCCGAGTGCTTTGTTCCGTTCCGCGCCGTCGAACGTCTTGGTGACGATGGACAAGGCGGCCGGCGACAACATCGCGGCGCCGACACCCTGCGCGACCCGGCCGCCGAGCAGCAGCTCCGGACCGCCGGCCAGGCCGGTGGCGAGCGAAGCGAGGGTGAAGACGGCCAGGCCGGCCAGGACGATGCGGCGCGAGCCGAACAGGTCGGCGGCGCGCCCGCCGAGCAGCATCAGGCCGCCGAACATCAGCGTGTACGCGCTGACCACCCAGGTCAGGGTCTCGCGCTGGAGTCCGAGGTCTGTTTCGATGTTCGGCAGTGCGATCGCGACCACTGTCACATCCAGGATCAGCATGAACTGCGCGACGGCGAGCAGCCCCAGCAGCCGCCACCGCCGGGGGTCCGGTTGGGTCATGGTTCCATCCTCAAGTCGAACACGTGTGTACGGTTTACAGCGCTACCGTAACTCGTACACTGGTGTTCGACAAGAGGAACTCGTACAACCGTGTTCGGAATTGAGGAGGGCGGATGACCGAAGGTGCACGACGGGCCGACGCGCAGCGGAACATCGCGGCGATCCTGGCCGCGGCGGCCGAATGCCTGGCCCGCGACCCGGGCGCGAGCACGTCCGAGATCGCGAAGGCGGCCGGCGTCGGCCGGGTCACGCTGTACGGGCACTTCCCGTCCCGCGCCGAACTCGTCGACGCGGTCTTCGTCCAGGCGATCGCGACCGGCGAGGAAGCACTCGGGCAGGTCGACCTCACCGGCGATCCACGGGCCGCGCTGTCCCGGCTGATCGAGTCGAGCTGGCAGCTGGTCGATCACTTCCGCGCGTTGCTGCTCGCGGCGCAGGAATCACTGCCACCAGGTCGCGTACGCGAACTGCACGCCGATCCGATGACGCGCGTCGAACGACTGCTCGAACGCGGGCGTACGCAAGGGGTCTTCCGGAGCGACCTGCCGTCGTCGTGGCTGGTCAGCGTGATGCACAACGTCATGCACGGCGCCGCCGCGGAGATTCAGGCCGGTCGCATCACGTCCGAGCAGGCCGGGCCGTACATCAACGCGACCCTGCTCGCGGCGTTCACTCCGCCAGGTACGGAAGTTCCCCAGTAGTCACTCCAGCCAGATGGTTTCGAAGGTCGGGTTGGCGTGGATGTGCAGCGCCTCGTACCCACCGGGGCCGGTGCGGAACTTGTGCGGGGTGTCGGCCGGTACGACCAGGATCTGCCCGGCTTTGCCGATCAGCTCCTCGCCGTCGACGGTGAAAATCGCGGAGCCGCGCCGGATGATGAACGTCTCGGCGTACGGGTGCTTGTGCAGCCGCGGACCGGAGCCCTCCTTCGTGGTCGACTCCAGAATCAGCGAGACGCCGGCACCACCGGGGAGCTCGGTGTAGTTCTCGGTCCACTCCTCGCCGTCGTCCCGCCCGTCCGCCCGATTGATCACCACGGCGCCGGATTTCGCGATCTCGGTCATGCGATCCCCTCCTGGCTAGGTCCTGCCACCGTAACCACGCCCGGGGACAAATCGGAAGGTCGGCGACGGGCACCGGGCCGGAGCGGACGGTCAGTGGGTCGGGACGTCGGTGGCACGGGGGCCGGCGATGCGGGCCGCGACGGGGGCGAGGGCGGCGACCACCACCGCGAGTACGGCGACCGCGCTGAGTGCGGTCGGGAGGGTCCACAGTGAGGCGGCCGCGCCGACTGCCGCCGGGCCGAGCAGGAAGCCGAGGTACGCGATCGTGGTGACGACGGAGATCGCGCCCGCGCGCCGCTCGGGACCAGCCCAGGCGCCGGCCATCCCGATGATCGTCGGCGCGCAGACCGAGGTCCCGAGACCAGCGACGCCGATGCCGACGAGCGCCGACCAGGGCTGGTCCGCGAGTGAGGCGATCAGCGAGCCGACCGCGGCGATGCACCCGCCCGCGACGAGTAGCTGAACCGGGCGGACTCGTTTCAGCAGCGCGTTTCCGGCGAACCGTCCGGTGGCGGCCGCGGCGGCGAACACCGCAGGCGCACTGGACGCGAGACCTGGCGCGGCATGCAGCGAGGTGTCGAGATGCACCGCACTCCAACTCTGCCAGGCGTTCTCCACCACATAGGCCAGAGCACACAACACACCGAACATCAGCAACGCCCCTTCCAACCTCCCTAACTTTCGTCGGGTTGGCTTCTCCGAAACAGCTTTCACGGTTTCAGTAGGTCGGGTTGTGCTTGTACCGCGTGGGATCAGGACCGTGAGGGCCGCGATGATGATCACGACGGCGGTGCCGGCGAGGACAGGTAGGGCGGCGGCTCCGGTCGCGCGGAGGGCTGCCGTGCTCAGGCTTGCTACGACGACGGCTACCGAGAAGAGACCGTGGGCGAGGTTCATGACCGGTCGGCCCGCGACGGACTCGGCCTGGGAGCCGGTGGCGTTGATTGCCACGTCCATCGCGCCGGAGGTTGCCCCAAGCAACAACAATGCGATGCTCAGCGTCACGGCCGAACCAGCGAGCGCCGGCAGTACGCCGCACAGCGCGAACAGCACTGTCACCGCGGGCAGTACCACCGCGCCGTACCGGTCGATCAGGTATCCGGTGAACCGCATCGACACCAGTGCCCCGAGCCCGATCATCAACAGCGCGACCCCGAGCCCCGCGTCGCTGACACCGGCACCGGAACGCACCGCGGGCAGGATCGCACCCCACGCGCCCCAGAAGAGACCGAACACCGAGAAACCGATTGCCGTTCTGAGCATCCGCGCACCCTAGTACACGGCAACCCCGATCTCGCAGCGTTGTTTCCGCGTCACTTAGCCTGCCGTCATAGCGGCCCGGAGCGTCTCGAAATCCGTTGTGGACAGTGGTATCAGACCTCGCCGCAGCTGGTATCCCCAGTTCGGCCCGGAAGTGAGTTGGAGCTCAACTTCCCGCAGCCCCGCACGGCGTACCGGCAGGAACTCGACCCGCCGTCGCCACGGCTCGACGATGCCTCGATCACCCATCGACATCGGTTCGCCTTGGTACGGCGCGTCGTCCGCGACCATCCCGAGCGCGGTGAACGCGCGGAGCGGTTCCTTCCCGCCGCGCTGTTCGGTCGGCGAGTAGATCGCGAAGCCGTCGCCGAGCCGTAGCCGGGCCACGCCGTGCCGCTTGCCGTGGTTGAGTTGGATGAAGCCGCCTTCGACCGCCCGCTGGGTGTGCTCCGCGGAGATCACACCCAGCCAGGCTCGCTGTAATTCAGTCACCGGACTACTGTCCAGCGGTATATGCGACATCCTTTGTCATCATTTTCCGGCGCAACCGGGCGATCAACGGCCAGGCGATCATCAGCAGGATCACCACATAGATGACGTACGCGACCGGTCCACCGATCAGGCCGGACGCGTCGCCGTTGGACAACTGCAGTGCCATCCGGGCCTGGCGTTCCGCGATCGGGCCGAGGATCACGCCGATGATCAACGGCAGCACCGGCAGGCCGAACCGCCGCATCCCGAAACCGAGTAGTCCGAGCAGCAGGAGCAGCAACAGGTCGAGCGGCTGCGCGTTCACCGCGTAAGCACCCATCGAGGCGAAGAAGATGATGCCCGCGTACAGGTACGGCCGCGGGATCTGGAGCAGTTTCGCCCAGGCCGGAGCGAGCGGAAGGTTCAGCAACAGCAGGAACAGGTTGCCGATGAACAAGCTCGCGATCAACGCCCAGACCAGCTTCGGTTCGCGCTGGAAGAGCAGCGGCCCGGGCTGGATGCCGTACGAAGTGAACGCGGCCAGCATCACCGCGGCGGTCGCGTTCGTCGGCAGACCGAGCGCCAGCATCGGCACGAGCGTCCCGGCTGCGGACGCGTTGTTCGCCGCCTCCGGTCCGGCGACACCCTCGATCGCGCCGTGCCCGAACTCCTCGGGATGCTTGGACAGCTTCTTCTCGGTCGCGTACGAAAGGAACGTCGGAATCTCCGCGCCTCCCGCCGGGAGCGCACCGATCGGGAACCCGAACGCCGTACCACGCAGCCAGGGTTTCCACGAGCGGCGCCAGTCCGACTTGCCCATCCACGGCCGGCCGACCGGGATCACCGTGCCCGGGTTCCGGCGCAGGTGCGCCGCGACCCAGAGCGCCTCACCGACCGCAAAGATGCCAACAGCAACGACAACCACATCGATGCCATCGGCAAGCTGTGGTACGCCGAACGTCAGCCGCTGCTGGCCGGTCACCTTGTCGATACCGACCAGCCCGATCACCAGACCGAGCAGCAACGCCGCGAAACCACGGATCCGCGACGACCCGAGTACCGAGGTGGCACCGGCGAACGCGAGCAGCATGATCGCCAGGTAGTCCGGCGCGCCCAGGCTGATCGCGAACTTCACCACCTGCGGCGCCACCAGTACGAGCAGCAGCGTGCCGATCGTGCCGGCGACGAACGAACCGATCGCCGCCGTCGCCAGCGCCTGCGCGGCCCGTCCGGCCCGGGCCATCTTGTTGCCTTCGATCGCCGTCACCACCGATGACGACTCACCCGGCGTGTTCAGCAGGATGGACGTGGTCGAGCCGCCGTACATGCCGCCGTAGAAGATGCCGGCGAACAGGATGAACGCCTGCACCGGCTCGAGGCCGTACGTGATCGGCAGCAGCAGTGCCACCGTCATCGCCGGGCCGATCCCGGGCAGCACGCCGACCGCCGTACCGACCGTCACGCCGAGCAGCGCGAGCAGCAGGTTCAGCGGACTGAGTACGTCGCCGAACCCGTTCATCAGGTTCATCAGGTTGTCCATCAGAGAATCCCTTGCAGTACGCCGGCCGGCAGGTTGATGCCCAGCCCGATCGCGAACGCGTAGAACGTGATCAGCGACAGCGCGACGGCGATCACCAGATTGCGGACGTAGTGGCGGTTGCCGAGCGCGTACGCCGAACCCCAGAACAACAGCGATCCGCTGATCACCCAGCCGAGCGGTTCGATGGTGGCGAGGTTGAGCACGAACGCGCCGATCAGCAGCAGGACGGTGCGCCAGTCGACGGCTGACGTCACGTCGACGTCCTCGCCTTCCTCGGCCGCGCCGGTACCGCCGCGGGCGACGTCGACCGCGTACAGGACGGCGATCAGCAGCAGCAGTACGCCGAGCACGATCGGTACCGGCTTCGGGCCGATCGGATCGTTGCTGGTGGCAATGTGCGGGAGCCGGGCGGCGTCGGCGATCACCAGACCGCCGACGACCGCCAGTACCGCGCAAACCCCGTACTGCGCCTTGTCCCGCCGAGTCTCAGCCTGAGCCTCGGCGGCGGTCACGAGGTCAGACCGAGCTTGGTGAGAACGTCCGCGACCCGCTTGTCCTGCTCGGTCAGGAACGCGCCGAACTCGTCACCGGTCAGGAAGGCGTCGGTCCAGCCGCGCTTGTCCAGCTCGGCCTTCCATTCCTTCGAGTCGCGCATCTTGGTCAGCGCGTCGATCCAGACCTTCTTGTCCGCGTCGCTGATCTCCGGCGGCGCCACGATGCCACGCCAGTTCGTGAACACCAGGTCGATCCCGGCCGACTTCAGCGTCGGTACGTCCTTGAGCGCCTCGATCGGCTGCTCGCTGGTGACCGCGAGCACCCGCACCTGACCGCTCTCGACCTGGTCCAGGAACTCGCCGAAACCGCTGGCACCGAAGGCGATCTTGCTGCCCAGTAGCGCCGGCAGCAGCTCACCGCCACCGTCGTACGAGACGAAGTTGACGTCCTTCGGGTCGATGCCGACGGCCTGCGCGAGCTGCATCGGCAGCAGGTGGTCCGGGCCGCCCGGCGACGAGCCGCCGCCGACCGCGAGCTTCTTCGGGTTCGCCTTCCAGGCCGCGACCAGGTCCTGGATCGTCTTGTACGGCGAGTTCTTCGGCACCACGATCGCGCCGGCCTCCTCGATCAGCTTCGCCAGCGGCGTGGTCTGGGTCAGCGTCGCCTTCGACTTCGACGTGTACGTCGCGCCGACCACGCCGAGGCCCATCTGCATCGCCAGCTTGCCGTTGCCCTTCTCGTTCACGGTCCGCTGCAGGCCGACCGTCCCGCCGGCGCCGGGCAGGTTGAACACCTGCACGCCGGTGGCGATCTTGGCGTCGTCCATCACCTTCGCGGCGACCCGCGCGGTGGTGTCGTACCCGCCGCCGGCCGTGTTCGGAACCATCAGCCGCAGACCGGTGGCCGGCTTGCCGTCCGTACCGGTGTCGGCGGCGTCCTTCTTGTCGGCGGTCGCACCGCAGGCGGTGGCGCTGACGAGCGCGAGTAGCGCGGTGGTGACCCAGAGCATCGGCCGTGACCTCATCGGCGGAATCCTTCCGTGTTGCAAGCGGATCAAGTGGCGACGATGCTGGCGTCCCGGCGGTCGTGGCGTCTGCGTTCTGGCCGCAGCGGTGGTTGAGTTCATTGTGGTCACAGGCAGAATCCGGGTGAAGTGTGGCACTCCGGCGCCGGACCGGTGATCATGCGGCAGGACCAACGGGTTTGTTTCGAGTACGCGAGGAGGTGGAGAGATGGCGATCGGGTTGCCCCCGAGAATCGGTCAGCTTGGGCGAATCGGGCGGCCGACGCTGGCCGGGCAGTTGCTCGTACTGCAGCTGGCGATCGTGGTCGTCGTACTCGTTGCCGTCGCCGCCGTCTCGCTGGCTCAGTCTGCCGCCACGTTCAACCGGGTGGAAGGCCGCCGGGTGACCGCGCTGGCCGAGCAGCTCGCCGGCAACCAGACCCTCCGGTTCGGTATCCGGAATCCGGCGCCTGCCGAGGTGCTCGCTCCGCTGCTGCAGAGCACGCTGATCCAGTCCGGCGTCACCTCGATCACCCTTTCGGACGCCCGCGGCAGAATCATCGCGGCCACCAACCTGACCACGATCGGAACCAAGCTCACGCTGGGTGATCCCGGCGTGGCCGACGGCCGCGGCTGGTCCGGTGAGCTGCGGGTCGATCGCGACAAGGAACTCGTGTCCCAGGTGCCCGTGCTGAGCCAGGGCACCGACGCGGAAGGACAGTTGGACGGTACGCTCGGCGACCGCATCGGCACCGTCACGGTCGGTGAGAGGTCCCCTTCGGTACTGCAGCGGCTGCGCGGCGCGTCCTCGTACCTGGCGATCTATCTCGGCATCGCCTGCCTGCTCGGGCTGCTCGGGTCGTGGTTGCTGGCGCGCCGGATCAAACGGCAGACGCTCGGCCTGGAGCCACGGGAGATCGCCGGGCTGGCCGAGCACCGGGAGGCGATGCTGTACGGGCTCGCCGAAGGTGTTGTTGCCCTGGACCCGCAACTGCGCGTGACGCTGGTGAACGACGTCGGCCGGCGGCTGCTCGACCTGCCCGAGAACGCGGTCGGTCGCAGCCTGAGCGACCTCGGCATCGAGGGCCGGTTGCGTGAGGTACTCGCCGGTGAGGACGACGCGCGGGACGCGGTCGTCGTCCGGCGCGGGCGCGTCCTGGTGATGAACCGGATGAGCGTCACCAAGGATGGGCGGTCGCTCGGATCGGTCACCACGTTGCGCGACCGGACCGAGCTGGCCCAGCTGGAGCGTGAGCTCGGGTCGTTCCGCAGCTCCGCCGAGCTGCTCCGGGCGCAGACGCACGAGTTCGCCAACCAGCTGCACACGATCTCCGGGCTGATCCAGATCGGGGAGTACGAGGAAGTGGTCACGTACGTCGGCGCGCTGAACCGCTATCGTGAGTCGCTCGACCTGACCGTGACCCGGCGGGTCCACGATGTCGCCGTCGCTGCCCTGCTGATGGCGAAGTCCTCGGTCGCGGCCGAACGTCGCGTCGAGCTCCGCGTCTCCGAACGAACCACGCTGCTCCGGCTGGACCCGGCGCTGTCCGCGGACATCGCGACCGTACTCGGGAATCTCGTCGACAACGCGGTCGACGCGGCGGCACAGTCCGGTACGCCGCTGTCGCCCGCCTGGGTGGAGGTCGAGTTGCGGCAGGATGCCACCAGCGTCGAGATCGTCGTTCGCGACTCCGGTCCCGGGGTGACGCCCGAGCTGGCGCAGGAGGTGTTCGCGCACGGGTTCACCACCAAGGCCGCCGCCGAGGGCGAGCGTGGGATCGGGCTGGCGATGACGCGGCTGATCTGCCGCCGGCGCGGCGGCGAGGTGGCGGTCACCAACAACGCCGACGGCGGCGCCGTGTTCGTCGCCCGGATGACCACGAACCAGGCCCGGCGTACGCCCGAAGGAGCCCGATGATCACCGTCCTGGTGGTGGACGACGACTTCATGGTCGCGCGCATCCACCGCGGCTTCGTCGAACGCATCGACGGGTTCGAGGTCGTCGGCACCGCGAACTCCGGCGATCAGGCGGTCGCGGCGCTCACCGGCCTGCGGCCCGATCTGGTGCTGCTCGACCTGTACCTGCCGGACGTGTTCGGCCTCGACCTGATCGCGCGGCTGCGGGCGGTCCGGCCAGAGGTGGACATCCTGGTGATCACGGCCGCGCGGGAGGCCGAGGCGGTTCGCGGCGCGGTCCGGCAAGGGGTCGTCAACTACCTGCTCAAACCGTTCGGTTTCGAGGATCTGCGGGCGCGCTTGCAGGAGTACGCGCGGCGGCGCGCGAGCGTACCCGAGCAGGTCACGTCGCAGGCCGATGTGGATCGGGTGCTGGCGCCCGCGCGGCCGCACGTGAACCGCCTGCCCAAGGGCCTCAGCCAGGAAACCGCGGACCTGGTCGCCGCGGCACTGCGCACGACCTCCGACAACCTCTCCGCCGCCGAATGCGCCGAGAAGGTGGGCATCTCCCGGGTCAGCGCGCGCCGCTACCTCGAGTACTTCTGCACCCGCCACCAGGCCGAAGTCGCCCTCCGCTACGGCACCACCGGCCGCCCCGAACGCCGCTACCGCTGGACCGCCTGACCCGCGCGAGTTGGGTTAAGAGGGTGTCTGAGCACTCTGCGCCGTAGCGAGGAGGTGCTCAGTGCGGTAGCTCGGCGCGCGGGAGGGAAGGCGTCGATGTGGTTTCATCGTTGCCTTTCCTCCCGTGCGGCGAGGTGCCGCACTGAGTGCCCCGCAGTAGGTGCAGAGTGCTCAGACGCCCTCTAAGGTGCCGGGTATGCCTCTGTATTCGTTCGAAGGTAAGCGACCGGTCGTGCATCAGGATGCCTGGATCGCGCCTACTGCCACGCTGGTCGGTGATGTGGTGATCGAGGCCGGCGTCTCGGTTTGGTACGGCGCCGTGATCCGTGCCGACCTGGGCACGATCACGATCCGGGCCGGCGCGAACATTCAGGACAACACCGTGATCCACGTCGGCCACAACGGCTGCGAGATCGGGCCGAACGCGACCATCGGGCACCAGTGCCTGATCCACGACTGCACGATCGGCGAGCAGGCGCTGGTGGGGAACGGCGCGATCGTGCTCGACGGCGCGGTCGTCGGGAAGCGCTCGCTGGTCGCCGCCGGGTCGACTGTGACGCCCGGAGTGACGATCCCGCCCGAGTCGGTCGCGATGGGCAGCCCGGCGAAGAAGATCGTGCCGCTGGACGGCACGGCCAAGCTGTTCGTCGACCACAACGCCGCCGTCTACCACGCCCTCGCCAAACGCCACGCCACCACCGTCGAACTTGTCGAGGACGAGTAACCACCCCCCTCTCCTCCCCACACACCCAGCCAGTCCCCATCCCGTCCGCCCCAAACGCGAGTGGATATCCACCGGTGTTGTGGGTTCTCCACCCGCATACCAGTAGAGAACCCACAACACCGGTGGAGAACCCCACCGCGATGGTGGGTCGGGAGGTGCGGCGCGCGGCAGGCGCTGCGCCGCGCCGGGCGCTGTAGGTTCGGTGCATGGTGGCCCTTGGTGACGAGGTTTCGGTGGGGAGTGCGCGGCGGATGGCTCTGCGCGCGCAGGGGTTCGGCGAGCTGCGCAGGACCGGCGAGACGCCCGGCGCCGGCGGACGCCGCGCGGCGGGGCGGGCGCGTGCGGCGGGGCGGGTGCGTGCGGCGGGGCGGGTGCGTGCGGCGGTTGAGCGGACCGGGGTGCTGCAGCTGGATTCGGTGAATGTGTTGTGCCGGTCGCATTATCTGCCGGTGTTCGCGCGGATCGGAAACTACCCGCGGGAGACGCTGGATCACCTCAGCTGGGGAACAAGCCGTGAGCTGTTCGAGTACTTCTGGGGCCACAAAGCCGCTCTCCTCCCGCTAAGCGTCTGGCCGCTGATGCGCTGGCGGATGCTGGCCGCCGAGCGGCAGGTCTG
The genomic region above belongs to Kribbella solani and contains:
- a CDS encoding tripartite tricarboxylate transporter permease, giving the protein MDNLMNLMNGFGDVLSPLNLLLALLGVTVGTAVGVLPGIGPAMTVALLLPITYGLEPVQAFILFAGIFYGGMYGGSTTSILLNTPGESSSVVTAIEGNKMARAGRAAQALATAAIGSFVAGTIGTLLLVLVAPQVVKFAISLGAPDYLAIMLLAFAGATSVLGSSRIRGFAALLLGLVIGLVGIDKVTGQQRLTFGVPQLADGIDVVVVAVGIFAVGEALWVAAHLRRNPGTVIPVGRPWMGKSDWRRSWKPWLRGTAFGFPIGALPAGGAEIPTFLSYATEKKLSKHPEEFGHGAIEGVAGPEAANNASAAGTLVPMLALGLPTNATAAVMLAAFTSYGIQPGPLLFQREPKLVWALIASLFIGNLFLLLLNLPLAPAWAKLLQIPRPYLYAGIIFFASMGAYAVNAQPLDLLLLLLLGLLGFGMRRFGLPVLPLIIGVILGPIAERQARMALQLSNGDASGLIGGPVAYVIYVVILLMIAWPLIARLRRKMMTKDVAYTAGQ
- a CDS encoding sensor histidine kinase, producing MAIGLPPRIGQLGRIGRPTLAGQLLVLQLAIVVVVLVAVAAVSLAQSAATFNRVEGRRVTALAEQLAGNQTLRFGIRNPAPAEVLAPLLQSTLIQSGVTSITLSDARGRIIAATNLTTIGTKLTLGDPGVADGRGWSGELRVDRDKELVSQVPVLSQGTDAEGQLDGTLGDRIGTVTVGERSPSVLQRLRGASSYLAIYLGIACLLGLLGSWLLARRIKRQTLGLEPREIAGLAEHREAMLYGLAEGVVALDPQLRVTLVNDVGRRLLDLPENAVGRSLSDLGIEGRLREVLAGEDDARDAVVVRRGRVLVMNRMSVTKDGRSLGSVTTLRDRTELAQLERELGSFRSSAELLRAQTHEFANQLHTISGLIQIGEYEEVVTYVGALNRYRESLDLTVTRRVHDVAVAALLMAKSSVAAERRVELRVSERTTLLRLDPALSADIATVLGNLVDNAVDAAAQSGTPLSPAWVEVELRQDATSVEIVVRDSGPGVTPELAQEVFAHGFTTKAAAEGERGIGLAMTRLICRRRGGEVAVTNNADGGAVFVARMTTNQARRTPEGAR
- a CDS encoding MFS transporter → MTQPDPRRWRLLGLLAVAQFMLILDVTVVAIALPNIETDLGLQRETLTWVVSAYTLMFGGLMLLGGRAADLFGSRRIVLAGLAVFTLASLATGLAGGPELLLGGRVAQGVGAAMLSPAALSIVTKTFDGAERNKALGIWSAMGGGGSAIGVLLGGLLTAGPGWQWVFYINLPIGVIVFALLLRMLPADGPRVEQGRLDVPGALLVTAGTGTAIYALINAGDRGWLSAATLGTLAGALVLYGIFAQVQRSVRSPLMDLRILARRTVAAGTFMLLVATALMISMFFLGSFYLQHFKQYGALRTGLLFLPVALAAIAGAHLGGQLVSRVGARPVVLTAFVITAAGVTVPAVWEGAAMIVIGMTVGTIGLGAAFVGASTTTFAHVAPHEAGLASGILSTFHEFGASIGVAVVSSVAAASLAGTVTTGFTRGFTFAAVTAALAAVLALVTVPALKPSTGGVHVH
- a CDS encoding response regulator — encoded protein: MITVLVVDDDFMVARIHRGFVERIDGFEVVGTANSGDQAVAALTGLRPDLVLLDLYLPDVFGLDLIARLRAVRPEVDILVITAAREAEAVRGAVRQGVVNYLLKPFGFEDLRARLQEYARRRASVPEQVTSQADVDRVLAPARPHVNRLPKGLSQETADLVAAALRTTSDNLSAAECAEKVGISRVSARRYLEYFCTRHQAEVALRYGTTGRPERRYRWTA
- a CDS encoding cupin domain-containing protein, translating into MTEIAKSGAVVINRADGRDDGEEWTENYTELPGGAGVSLILESTTKEGSGPRLHKHPYAETFIIRRGSAIFTVDGEELIGKAGQILVVPADTPHKFRTGPGGYEALHIHANPTFETIWLE
- a CDS encoding gamma carbonic anhydrase family protein, translated to MPLYSFEGKRPVVHQDAWIAPTATLVGDVVIEAGVSVWYGAVIRADLGTITIRAGANIQDNTVIHVGHNGCEIGPNATIGHQCLIHDCTIGEQALVGNGAIVLDGAVVGKRSLVAAGSTVTPGVTIPPESVAMGSPAKKIVPLDGTAKLFVDHNAAVYHALAKRHATTVELVEDE
- a CDS encoding EVE domain-containing protein, with product MTELQRAWLGVISAEHTQRAVEGGFIQLNHGKRHGVARLRLGDGFAIYSPTEQRGGKEPLRAFTALGMVADDAPYQGEPMSMGDRGIVEPWRRRVEFLPVRRAGLREVELQLTSGPNWGYQLRRGLIPLSTTDFETLRAAMTAG
- a CDS encoding MFS transporter produces the protein MLRTAIGFSVFGLFWGAWGAILPAVRSGAGVSDAGLGVALLMIGLGALVSMRFTGYLIDRYGAVVLPAVTVLFALCGVLPALAGSAVTLSIALLLLGATSGAMDVAINATGSQAESVAGRPVMNLAHGLFSVAVVVASLSTAALRATGAAALPVLAGTAVVIIIAALTVLIPRGTSTTRPTETVKAVSEKPTRRKLGRLEGALLMFGVLCALAYVVENAWQSWSAVHLDTSLHAAPGLASSAPAVFAAAAATGRFAGNALLKRVRPVQLLVAGGCIAAVGSLIASLADQPWSALVGIGVAGLGTSVCAPTIIGMAGAWAGPERRAGAISVVTTIAYLGFLLGPAAVGAAASLWTLPTALSAVAVLAVVVAALAPVAARIAGPRATDVPTH
- a CDS encoding TetR/AcrR family transcriptional regulator, which translates into the protein MTEGARRADAQRNIAAILAAAAECLARDPGASTSEIAKAAGVGRVTLYGHFPSRAELVDAVFVQAIATGEEALGQVDLTGDPRAALSRLIESSWQLVDHFRALLLAAQESLPPGRVRELHADPMTRVERLLERGRTQGVFRSDLPSSWLVSVMHNVMHGAAAEIQAGRITSEQAGPYINATLLAAFTPPGTEVPQ
- a CDS encoding tripartite tricarboxylate transporter TctB family protein, whose translation is MTAAEAQAETRRDKAQYGVCAVLAVVGGLVIADAARLPHIATSNDPIGPKPVPIVLGVLLLLIAVLYAVDVARGGTGAAEEGEDVDVTSAVDWRTVLLLIGAFVLNLATIEPLGWVISGSLLFWGSAYALGNRHYVRNLVIAVALSLITFYAFAIGLGINLPAGVLQGIL
- a CDS encoding Bug family tripartite tricarboxylate transporter substrate binding protein — protein: MRSRPMLWVTTALLALVSATACGATADKKDAADTGTDGKPATGLRLMVPNTAGGGYDTTARVAAKVMDDAKIATGVQVFNLPGAGGTVGLQRTVNEKGNGKLAMQMGLGVVGATYTSKSKATLTQTTPLAKLIEEAGAIVVPKNSPYKTIQDLVAAWKANPKKLAVGGGSSPGGPDHLLPMQLAQAVGIDPKDVNFVSYDGGGELLPALLGSKIAFGASGFGEFLDQVESGQVRVLAVTSEQPIEALKDVPTLKSAGIDLVFTNWRGIVAPPEISDADKKVWIDALTKMRDSKEWKAELDKRGWTDAFLTGDEFGAFLTEQDKRVADVLTKLGLTS